In Primulina huaijiensis isolate GDHJ02 chromosome 4, ASM1229523v2, whole genome shotgun sequence, a genomic segment contains:
- the LOC140975689 gene encoding uncharacterized protein → MVKNASDPASTVMLTSGASGRINALLSLRLLKSLWLLINAFLLIFLLPFRGRRSAEKGGSGGGGKEEKPQGKVVRVPAAMVPRKSSAAAVDKVVAARRALAIQRVVEDNGTDGDVKESVRDFSLLVSSRGDTIFTQSWTPANVKVRGLVILLHGLNEHSGRYSDFARRLNANGFKVHGMDWIGHGGSDGLHAYVHSLDYAVNDMKMFLSKVLAENPALPCFCFGHSTGGAIILKAVLDPNVRQRVSGVVLTSPAVGVQPSHPIFSVLAPVFSFLLPRYQFSAANKRGIAVSRDPDALVAKYSDPLVFTGSIRVRTGYEILCITTYLQQNLSRLTLPFLVLHGAADSVTDPTASQKLYDEATSTDKTIKLYEGFLHDLLFEPEKEEIMVDITAWLKGRL, encoded by the exons ATGGTGAAGAACGCAAGCGATCCGGCGAGCACCGTCATGCTGACGTCGGGAGCGAGCGGAAGGATAAATGCTTTGCTATCCTTACGCTTGTTGAAAAGCCTGTGGCTGCTGATCAATgcttttttgttgatttttctgCTGCCGTTTCGGGGGAGGCGGTCTGCGGAGAAAGGTGGCAGCGGCGGCGGAGGGAAGGAGGAGAAGCCTCAGGGGAAGGTGGTGAGGGTGCCCGCGGCGATGGTGCCAAGGAAGAGCTCCGCGGCGGCGGTTGACAAGGTGGTGGCGGCTCGACGGGCTTTGGCCATTCAGAGGGTGGTGGAGGATAATGGTACTGATGGGGATGTTAAGGAGAGTGTTAGGGATTTTTCACTGTTGGTTTCATCCAGAGGTGACACCATTTTCACTCAATCGTGGACACCTGCTAATGTTAAAGTCAG GGGATTGGTTATCCTTTTGCATGGCTTGAACGAACACAG TGGCAGATATAGTGATTTTGCAAGGAGGCTGAATGCAAATGGCTTCAAGGTCCATGGAATGGATTGGATCG GACATGGTGGGAGTGATGGACTACATGCATATGTGCATTCTCTCGATTATGCTGTAAACGACATG AAAATGTTCCTCAGCAAGGTTTTAGCTGAAAATCCAGCACTTCCTTGCTTCTGCTTTGGTCACTCAACCGGTGGAGCCATAATCTTGAAg GCAGTACTTGATCCAAATGTGAGACAACGTGTATCTGGTGTAGTATTGACTTCACCTGCTGTAGGTGTTCAGCCATCCCATCCTATATTTTCG GTTCTGGCTCCAGTTTTTTCGTTCTTGTTACCAAGATATCAATTCAGTGCAGCAAACAAGAGGGGTATAGCAGTGTCCAGGGATCCAGATGCACTGGTGGCTAAGTATTCGGATCCACTAGTTTTTACTGGTTCCATCAGAGTAAGAACCGGCTACGAAATTCTGTGCATAACTACCTACTTGCAACAGAACTTGAGCCGATTAACACTGCCGTTTCTGGTCCTTCACGGCGCAGCAGATTCAGTGACAGATCCCACAGCCTCCCAGAAGCTCTATGACGAGGCTACATCAACTGACAAAACGATCAAGCTCTACGAAGGGTTCTTGCATGATCTACTTTTCGAGCCCGAAAAAGAAGAAATCATGGTTGACATAACTGCATGGTTGAAAGGTAGATTGTGA
- the LOC140975688 gene encoding UV-B-induced protein At3g17800, chloroplastic-like, producing MESVAALQCSCSNFSFMPCDSVARSLSNRVESKPMLAGSWNQQRQWISRMKCGNRKLGLVNKKVNAIRASMQPSNSDSSHGPVAPLQMESPVGQLLCQILRNHPHLVVAAAEQQLKQLQLDRESERDKEEPSTSGSELVLYRRIAEVKSNERKKAVEEILYALVVQKFMDADVPLIPSITQLSPNHTGQVDTCPSQEEKLEHLHSAEAYEMIQNHLVLVLGNRLGDSDSIVQQGKLRIGQLYAASVMYGYFLKRIDKRFQLEKTMRILPQGIDDEEINRQEVITEEMKPGGTSRDESFGNSQTHSEVSSWDGGAGARGFSGIKPSRLRTYVMSYDGETLQRYATIRSKEAVSIIERHTKALFGRPEIVISPQESIDSSQDELIEISLGDLRRLVLEAVTFGSFLWDIESYIDSMYHFVAN from the exons ATGGAATCAGTGGCGGCTCTTCAGTGTTCTTGCAGCAATTTTTCCTTCATGCCTTGTGATTCGGTTGCTCGATCACTGTCGAATCGGGTTGAGTCCAAACCCATGCTCGCCGGTTCTTGGAATCAG CAAAGACAGTGGATTTCTCGTATGAAGTGTGGCAACAGAAAATTGGGTCTTGTGAACAAAAAGGTTAATGCAATTAGAGCGTCTATGCAACCTTCTAATTCTGACAGTTCACATGGTCCTGTTGCTCCACTTCAGATGGAGTCTCCAGTCGGTCAGCTTCTCTGTCAGATTTTAAGAAACCACCCGCATCTTGTAGTTGCAGCAGCGGAGCAGCAGCTCAAACAGCTTCAGTTAGATCGCGAATCTGAGAGAGACAAGGAAGAGCCATCTACATCTGGGTCTGAATTAGTTTTGTACAG GAGAATTGCAGAGGTGAAATCCAATGAAAGGAAAAAGGCTGTGGAAGAGATATTGTATGCATTGGTGGTGCAGAAATTCATGGATGCTGATGTACCTTTGATACCCTCAATTACCCAATTGTCTCCTAACCATACTGGTCAAGTTGATACCTGTCCCAGTCAAGAAGAGAAGCTGGAACATCTTCACTCTGCTGAAGCATATGAGATGATACAGAACCATCTGGTTCTCGTCCTTGGAAATCGACTTGGTGATTCTGACTCAATAGTTCAACAAGGCAAACTAAGGATTGGTCAGTTATATGCAGCGTCAGTTATGTATGGATATTTCCTTAAACGTATTGATAAGAGGTTTCAGTTGGAGAAGACGATGAGAATTCTCCCACAGGGTATTGATGATGAAGAGATTAATAGACAAGAAGTTATAACAGAGGAGATGAAACCTGGTGGCACAAGCAGAGATGAGTCTTTTGGAAATAGTCAAACCCACTCAGAAGTGTCATCATGGGACGGTGGTGCTGGTGCTAGAGGCTTCAGCGGGATAAAGCCATCTAGATTGCGAACTTATGTCATGTCATATGATGGTGAGACACTTCAGAGGTATGCAACCATCAGATCTAAAGAAGCTGTCAGTATCATTGAGAGGCATACAAAAGCTTTATTTGGTAGGCCTGAGATAGTCATCTCGCCTCAAGAATCCATTGATTCTTCCCAAGATGAATTAATCGAGATTAGTCTTGGTGACCTGAGAAGACTGGTCCTTGAGGCTGTGACTTTTGGTTCCTTTCTTTGGGATATTGAAAGCTATATTGATAGCATGTACCATTTTGTTGCAAATTAA